In a genomic window of Rhododendron vialii isolate Sample 1 chromosome 12a, ASM3025357v1:
- the LOC131309519 gene encoding uncharacterized protein LOC131309519, whose amino-acid sequence MANYTNPDDYNHDLYDEENWDNNDPYGGDPYDGDPYDGDPYDTGEGSSHPTPRRANARMRRATVGICNIHHDTYMCKEPCRTSALTGQAWVTELEEGNPKRMYQSFRMSKMNFFSLVYQLEHNYGLQVSERISVAEQVAIFLWIMGQRANNRNAQERFQHSGETISRQFHNVLNALNAMAIDWVGPWPQQGVHSKIANNPRYYPHFKDCIGAIDGTHIKAHPPTGDPIQKWIGRKGYPTQNIMAACDFDMCFTFVLSGWEGSAHDTRIFYDCIRNPALNFPTPQGDAGYPNTRGYLAPYKGCRYHPPEWRDGGAPRTNFERFNKIHSSLRCTIERTYGVWKARWPLICDMPVGFTMTTQVALVSATMAIHNFIRRNNFPDIPFGFYDRRPNFLPSDRGVETTAPNGNHGSRVQRDDRNMDIVRASMRDFIVENNIR is encoded by the exons ATGGCAAATTATACAAATCCGGATGATTACAATCATGATCTTTACGATGAAGAAAATTGGGACAACAACGATCCGTATGGCGGAGATCCATATGATGGAGATCCATACGATGGAGATCCGTACGATACCGGGGAAGGGTCGAGTCATCCTACGCCTCGTCGGGCAAATGCAAGAATGAGACGAGCTACTGTTGGGATATGTAACATCCACCATGATACGTACATGTGCAAGGAACCGTGCCGTACCTCCGCCTTAACTGGTCAAGCTTGGGTCACCGAGCTAGAAGAGGGAAACCCAAAGCGTATGTATCAATCATTTCGTATGAGTAAGATGAATTTCTTTTCACTTGTTTACCAACTTGAGCATAATTATGGGTTGCAAGTATCCGAGCGAATCTCGGTTGCTGAGCAAGTAGCTATCTTTCTCTGGATAATGGGCCAACGAGCTAATAATAGAAATGCCCAAGAACGTTTTCAACATTCGGGGGAGACTATATCAAGGCAGTTTCATAATGTGCTAAACGCCCTTAATGCCATGGCTATCGATTGGGTTGGACCATGGCCTCAACAAGGAGTGCATAGCAAAATAGCTAACAATCCAAGATATTATCCACATTTCAAG GACTGCATTGGGGCTATTGATGGCACTCACATAAAAGCCCACCCACCTACGGGCGACCCTATACAGAAATGGATTGGTCGGAAAGGATATCCAACACAAAACATTATGGCCGCATGTGACTTTGATATGTGCTTCACGTTCGTGTTATCGGGATGGGAAGGAAGTGCGCACGACACAAGAATTTTTTATGATTGTATAAGGAATCCTGCATTAAATTTTCCAACACCACAAGGAG ATGCCGGGTACCCAAACACTCGTGGTTATCTAGCACCATACAAAGGTTGTAGATATCACCCTCCTGAATGGCGTGACGGAGGTGCACCAAGGACGAACTTTGAAAGGTTTAACAAAATACACTCCTCTCTTCGGTGCACCATTGAAAGGACATATGGCGTTTGGAAAGCTCGTTGGCCTCTGATTTGTGACATGCCTGTTGGCTTCACAATGACAACACAAGTAGCTCTTGTGTCCGCAACGATGGCGATTCATAATTTTATAAGAAGGAACAACTTTCCTGACATTCCTTTTGGTTTCTATGATAGGCGACCAAATTTCTTGCCTTCAGATCGAGGAGTAGAAACTACAGCACCTAACGGCAACCATGGCAGTAGGGTCCAACGTGATGACCGTAACATGGACATTGTAAGGGCATCTATGCGAGATTTCATTGTGGAAAACAATATACGTTAG
- the LOC131309520 gene encoding uncharacterized protein LOC131309520 yields MSSTQTTSSRGKKVATAATKAVWDAQSKECFIQACVEELGGAGYKEGTQLTKIGWANVLKKFNERRGKDYDRSQLKNQWGVLKKEWQLWQHLVLGETGLGRDPDTGAITASEEWWDLKLMRHPDCIKFKEKPLPLEEEMRILFGSNTATGEHMHTPSSGSIPAAPKECTINLEVDDIDALLDNDDEVQELVHPLEDVSKKRRVDGSATKKGKGKKGTMGSRLEACMQQICDSTDSASSPSSVHRAASDIPTIKECGEKLLLLPEFDTDPTLWAKAHNLFRDARTRTLFMTCPDEIRRYHFITQELQRMEAAELQKMGGGNWFNNRTFRLMILVSGGLLN; encoded by the exons ATGTCTTCCACTCAAACAACATCTTCGCGAGGAAAAAAAGTGGCAACTGCAGCTACGAAAGCAGTTTGGGATGCACAGTCCAAAGAGTGCTTCATCCAAGCATGTGTGGAAGAGTTGGGAGGTGCTGGATACAAAGAAGGAACCCAACTTACCAAGATTGGGTGGGCCAATGTTCTGAAGAAGTTTAATGAACGAAGGGGAAAGGATTATGACAGAAGCCAACTGAAGAACCAAtggggtgttttgaaaaaggaGTGGCAGCTATGGCAACACTTAGTTTTAGGTGAAACCGGACTAGGTAGGGATCCAGACACGGGTGCTATTACAGCATCAGAGGAGTGGTGGGATCTCAAGCTGATG CGCCATCCTGATTGTATCAAGTTCAAGGAAAAGCCTTTGCCACTTGAGGAGGAAATGCGCATCCTTTTTGGTAGCAACACAGCTACTGGTGAGCATATGCACACACCTAGTTCAGGCTCAATTCCAGCTGCCCCGAAAGAGTGTACTATAAATTTGGAGGTGGATGACATTGATGCATTGTTGGATAATGATGATGAGGTTCAAGAATTGGTGCACCCACTGGAAGATGTCTCCAAGAAGAGGCGTGTTGATGGATCGGCTACGAAGAAAGGCAAAGGCAAAAAGGGTACCATGGGCTCAAGACTTGAAGCTTGCATGCAACAAATATGCGACTCAACTGACAGCGCAAGTTCTCCCTCCTCCGTACACCGTGCTGCCTCTGACATTCCAACGATAAAAGAATGCGGTGAGAAGCTATTGCTACTTCCTGAGTTTGACACAGATCCAACGTTGTGGGCAAAAGCCCATAACCTTTTCAGAGATGCACGGACCCGAACGCTTTTCATGACTTGCCCAGACGAAATTAGGAGGTACCACTTCATAACCCAAGAATTGCAAAGGATGGAAGCAGCTGAGTTGCAGAAAATGGGTGGTGGCAATTGGTTCAACAATCG TActtttagactgatgatccttGTGTCTGGTGGACTACTGAACTAA